Genomic DNA from Thermosipho ferrireducens:
AATTTTATTTTGAGCTCTTTAAAGCTTTTAAAACTTTTTCTGGTGTTATTGGAAGGGATGTAATTCTTACTCCAATTGCATTATAAATAGCGTTTGCTATTGCGGCAGGTGGTGTATCTATTCCTATTTCTCCAACAGATTTTGCTCCAAATGGTCCGCTTGGTTCGTAACTTTCTACAAATTTCACCTGGACATTACCGATATCCATTCTTGAAGGAATTTTGTAATGCATCAAATTATTTGTCAAAAGTTTTCCATTATAAGTATATTTAACATCTTCAAACAGTGCCATTCCTATTCCCTGGACTATTCCACCTTCTATTTGTACTTTTGCAAGATTTGGATTTATAGTAGTACCACAATCAACCACACCGACATAATTTATAAGTTTTACTTTTCCTGTTTCTGTGTCTATTTCAACTTCTGCAAAGCCCGCCATATAAGGTGGTGGTGATTCCTCGCCAACAAATGATGCATCTGCTACAAGTTGTTTCTGATTTTCAGTGTAATAAAGAACAGTTGCCAGTTCTTTTAAAGTGACTTTTTTTGCATTATTTATTTCGTAGATAAATTCACCATCAAAATCAACTGATTTTTCATCCACCCCAAGTTTTTTTGCGCCTTCTTTTATTATCATTTTTTTCATTTTTTCTGCTGCAAGTCTTACTGCATGTCCGGAAACATATGTGGTACTTGATGCGTATGCTCCTGTGTCAAAAGGAGTTAAGTCTGTATCAGAAGAATATACAATAATATTTTCGGTGGGAGTATTTAAAACTTCGGCAGCAATTTGCGCCAGGATAGTATCACTTCCTGTTCCAAGGTCTGTCGCACCAATAAGAAGGTTAAACGAGCCATCATCGTTGAGTTTTAAAATAGCAGATGCCATGTCTATATTTGCAATTCCTGAACCCTGCATGGCTATGGCCATTCCGACACCGCGAACTTTTGTATCTGATATTTTTATCCGGGGAAATTTGTTTTTCCAATCTATTAGATTCATTCCTTCTTCAATACATTCTTTAAGTTTACAGCTTCTTACTATCATATCAACACCTTCACGGCCCTCACCCATAATTTTGAATATTGGTGAAGTCTCTCCTTCGTTTATCATATTTTTCTTCCGTAAAATCACAGGGTCCATGTTAAGTTTTTTTGCAAGTATGTCCATGGCAGATTCTAAAGCAAAATTTGCCTGAATAGCACCGTATCCTCTAAACGCTC
This window encodes:
- a CDS encoding xanthine dehydrogenase family protein molybdopterin-binding subunit → MKEVAKSIIKKDALGLLLGKPVYTDDLAPKNALIVKVLRSPHAFAKIKAIDISEAEKINGIECILTYKDIPRVPVTRAGQGYPEPSPHDWYILDEYVRYVGDEIAIVAGNNENVVNEALKKIKVDYEVLEPVLDFEKAEEHPSIIHPEKETHPMFEIGFNASKNIAASYEMEIGNVEEELQKCDVVIKERFYTQAQSHVAFEPHSATSYIDMHGRLIIISSTQVPFHVRRIIAEAFKIPIKNIRVIKPRLGGGFGGKQAIHGEPFVAAVTLKTGKPAKIVYTRQEVFEATYTRHPMRFDVTLGATKDGKLKVIDIQGLSDTGAYGEHALTTFMVAGSKTLPLYNKVDAVRFKGKVVYTNRVPGGAFRGYGAIQANFALESAMDILAKKLNMDPVILRKKNMINEGETSPIFKIMGEGREGVDMIVRSCKLKECIEEGMNLIDWKNKFPRIKISDTKVRGVGMAIAMQGSGIANIDMASAILKLNDDGSFNLLIGATDLGTGSDTILAQIAAEVLNTPTENIIVYSSDTDLTPFDTGAYASSTTYVSGHAVRLAAEKMKKMIIKEGAKKLGVDEKSVDFDGEFIYEINNAKKVTLKELATVLYYTENQKQLVADASFVGEESPPPYMAGFAEVEIDTETGKVKLINYVGVVDCGTTINPNLAKVQIEGGIVQGIGMALFEDVKYTYNGKLLTNNLMHYKIPSRMDIGNVQVKFVESYEPSGPFGAKSVGEIGIDTPPAAIANAIYNAIGVRITSLPITPEKVLKALKSSK